The Microlunatus soli genome contains the following window.
CGAGCGGGACGCCAAGCAGCAACAGGACGCCGAGCGGCGCCGCCTGGAGCAGGAGCGACGGCGCTACCAGGACCCCAACGGGCCCTGGGGTCCGCTGGGCTGACCCCGATCACCGCCCGACCGCGGGTGCCGACCCTGGCCCAACCCTGACCCGTCGAACCCGGGGTCGCCCGGTGACAATTGCCATGGCGCGTTCGCCCTCGGCGGCCCGATACTGAATGGGTGGCTGCGATCCAGGAGAACGACCCGATGACCACCGTCCGGCAACGGATCGGTGATGCCGAACGCGACCGGGCGACCGAGTGCCTACGCGAGCACATGGCTAGTGGCCGTCTCGACGCGGCCGAGTTCGACGACCGACTGGAGCAAGCCCTGACCGCCCACTACCAGTCCGACCTCGACGGCCTGTTCGTCGATCTGCCCGCACCGCACCCGGAGTCGGCTGCCCAGCCGTTCACGCCCGCTGCGTCCTCCGAGGATCGACTCGCGCAACCCGGCGCGTACCAGGATCGCCCGATCTCCGACCACCAGGCCGCCGGCTGCGCGCGAGCTCAGCAGACGGCCGGTTGGAATCTGATGGTCGCGCTGATGTGGGTCGGCGCCGTCGTGGTCTGCGCGACCGTCAGCTGGCAGCTGTGGTGGCTGATGTTCATCCCGATGGCGATGTCCGGCGGTCTGCACAAGCACCGTCGCCAGCAGGCGATCGAGCGACACCAGCGGCACCGGATGCGGCATCTCGGTCATCGGGCGCACTGGCAACGCTGACCCACGATTCGCGCATCATGGGCCCACCCTGTACCCTCCTGCTCTTGGAGGATTCGCCTAGTGGCCTATGGCGCTCGCTTGGAAAGCGGGTTGGGTGCAAGCCCTCAGGGGTTCGAATCCCCTATCCTCCGCGGCTGACAATGCCCTCGGTCAGCTGACCTCCTCCGAGGTCAGACGTCCGGGGGCATTTGTCGTGACCGGTGCATCGGCATCGCACAACGTTCCCGTCGGCGGAATATCCCGACCGTCGAGATCGTTGTCATCAGTGTCGGCCCGGCAGGGCGACGCGAAGGTCGATCGGTGGCGACACCATCGACCGGCACTCGTGCTCGATCCTGTCGGCACCGGCCCGGTTCGGTCCGGCCCAACCGCCCGATCGCTGCGGCGATCGGATTGCGCAACGTGGCGACCCTCCTGATTCGACCAGCAGAACGCTGGCTGATCAGGCTGCCCAGAAATGCTTGTCGGGGCCGCACACAACGGGCCCCGCTCGACCGAGGAACATCATGATCAATCCGTACCTGCAAATGTTCGACGGCGCCCGGGACGACCGCGCCCTGAGCCATCGCGCCGCTCGCAACTTCCGTGACATCCGCGCAGCCGGGGAGAACCGTCGGCGTCGGCGTCAGGGGCGGCGTTCCGCTCGCTGATCACCCACACCGCGGTGGACCTGGCCTCGCCAGGTCGGCTGCCAGACCGGCCGGTCGACTCGCCACGAGTCGGCCGGCCGTCGTCGTTCTCGTCCCGCGGGCTCGCCGCAACGTGTGCTGCGCCACGCGCGGTGTGTGGATTTTCCCAACATCGCCTCACAAACAGTCAGGATTCCGCTACGGCGGCGATCCAGCCTGGTCGCGTGCCCTAGGCTCCCGGAGGCCGCGTTTTTTGCGACGCGGTCCTGCGAGTCGGCGCAACCCCGACAGGCCTCTGGCCCGTGCGCCTTGGTGACTCGCGAGGAATCCCCCTGAGGGAGGGGACGGTCCCTCACCCCCCGGGACCGTCCCTGCTCCTCCTCCGGAGGGCGGCGGGAGCGGCGGTCCGCCACCGATAATGCGTTGCCGCCGGCCTGCGCCCGGTCCTAGTGTCGGGTGCAGCACGATCGTCCAGATCGAGGAGCGCACACCATGGTCGTCGCAGGCCGCCGCACCAGCAACCATTGAGCCGCCACCTCAGCCCGCCCGCTGAGTGAGCCCCGTCCGGGCCCGCGCGGGATCAGTCCGTCCTCTCGTCACCGCAGACCGACACGCCCTCTGTCGGCACTGCCGCATCGTCACCGTGTTCGTCGCCACCTGGCGTCCGAACGTGGCGCTGACCGCTGCCCGAATTCACACTCACGTACCGAAGGAATGCACTTCCATGCTGCAACCGAACCCGGATCCTCGGCGCCGCCGTCGGCGACCAGCAGGTCGTCGGCCGCAGCCACGAGGCCGATCCCGCCGCCTCACTCTCGTCTACGGATACTCGATGGCCACCTTCCCGCCGGTGGTCTCGCTGCTGAGCTGGAACCGGCCGGCAGAAGATGATCATGAGAACGACTCCGTCAGCCAGCAGGACCACGAACAGTGGAAGGTCGCGGTCACGATCGCGGCCGCCTCCTGACCTCACCCCGGCTCCTGGTCCTCACCTCGCACCGGCCTTCGCGGTGCGAGGTGAGGATCGCGGGAATAAAC
Protein-coding sequences here:
- a CDS encoding DUF1707 SHOCT-like domain-containing protein — its product is MAAIQENDPMTTVRQRIGDAERDRATECLREHMASGRLDAAEFDDRLEQALTAHYQSDLDGLFVDLPAPHPESAAQPFTPAASSEDRLAQPGAYQDRPISDHQAAGCARAQQTAGWNLMVALMWVGAVVVCATVSWQLWWLMFIPMAMSGGLHKHRRQQAIERHQRHRMRHLGHRAHWQR